CTTCCATTGTCGAGGAAGTTACCACGTAAATTTGTTCTTGCTTttctacacttttttttttaacattctTTTCTACACTTGAAGTTTCGACTATTTCATACCTGTGGGCAATGACAATTTCCCACGGTAGACATATTTGATGACATAATCCAAAGTAACTATATAAGCTAGTGATCTGCCAAAGAaaatactcactccgtcctaaaatataagtattttttggacttcgagatgctactttgactaataaagttaatatgttttaaataaaaagagttgcatattatgatagtttgtttaatgataaatctaataacacCAATTTTACTTGATTGatatttttcatttattttactaTTATAGTTAAAATTAGAACGTTTGACTTgacaatattataaaaatgcttatattttgagacatatAGAGTAATAAATACgtttaaaaaaatccatcatGTTCCTCCAATTAGTTTAATAAAGCATTGATATTCCTTTTTTATCTAATGCACAAATTGTGTAAGAGGTTTGATAGCACTGTTTACTTTGTGGATTACCAGgtgaaattggaaaaagttCATGCTTTTCAAGTGAACCATCAAATTACATCGCGTCGCAAAATATCGTCAGATAGCTGTTGGAAAAAGTCTACGTAAGGAGGCAACTGTCGGTATAACTAATAAGGTAGTATTACTTATTTTGCTGAAAATTAAGGTCTGAAAGTTTGCATAGTCAACCTATTCCATCTTAATTCAACAAGATCTCCGTAATTAAGTCCGTACACACAAACTAGTCATGTTCAACAGGAATGCATTGACTATTTGACCAAGAATATGGCACCATCCAACAATCAACATGGGTAAAAGATGTATAAACGCCTATTAATATAAATGTCCTAGTCCACTATAAGAATCAAAAGCATCTAAAAACTGAAACCATATTGTCCAAAATACACACCAGCAAAGATGGTATGTGCAGCTATACACATTGCAGTCGTAGCAATGCTCGTCTCCCTTACAGCATTAGCAATAGCTGATGAATCCGACAATAACCAACGGGAAGCTCTGCTCTGCATCAAATCACACCTCTCAAGCCCAGAGGGAGGCGCCCTCACCACATGGAACAATACCTCGCTCGACATGTGCACCTGGCGCGGCGTGACATGCTCCAGCGAGCTCCCAAAGCCTCGTTTGGTCGTGGCCTTGGACATGGAGGCACAGGGCCTCAGCGGAGAAATCCCACCCTGCATCTCCAACCTCTCGTCCCTCGCGAGAATCCACCTCCCCAACAATGGCCTCTCCGGTGGCCTCGCATCCGCAGCCGATGTTGCCGGGCTCCGATACCTCAACCTCAGCTTCAACGCGATCGGCGGTGCGATCCCAAAACGCCTTGGTACGCTTCGCAACCTTTCGTCCCTGGACTTAACAAACAACAACATTCATGGCGAGATCCCGCCGTTGCTTGGGAGCTCATCTGCCTTGGAATCCGTCGGTCTCGCCGACAACTACCTGACCGGAGGAATCCCATTGTTCTTGGCTAATGCGTCCTCGCTCCGCTATCTTTCCTTGAAGAACAATAGCCTCTATGGGAGCATCCCTGCAGCACTTTTCAACAGCTCAACCATCAGGGAAATATACCTTGGAGAAAACAATCTTTCTGGTGCAATTCCACCCGTAACAATATTCCCTTCCCAGATCACCAACCTTGATCTTACAACGAATAGCCTGACAGGAGGCATACCACCATCTCTAGGGAATCTCTCATCGCTTACAGCACTCTTAGCTGCAGAAAACCAGTTGCAGGGAAGTATACCGGATTTTAGTAAACTATCGGCGCTACGGTATCTTGACCTCTCTTACAACAATCTTTCTGGAACTGTAAATCCCTCCGTTTACAACATGTCGTCAATCACATTTCTCGGTTTGGCCAACAACAATCTTGAGGGGATAATGCCTCCTGGTATAGGAAACACTCTTCCTAACATCCAAGTTCTGATGATGTCTGACAATCATTTTCATGGAGAAATCCCTAAATCTCTAGCAAATGCTTCCAACATGCAGTTCCTGTATCTGGCCAACAACTCTTTGAGAGGGGTGATTCCTTCTTTCGGCTTGATGACAGATTTGCGGGTCGTCATGCTGTACTCAAACCAGTTAGAAGCTGGAGACTGGGCATTCCTGTCATCCTTGAAGAATTGCTCCAATTTGCAGAAACTGCACTTTGGTGAAAACAACCTACGCGGGGACATGCCCAGCTCTGTAGCCGAATTGCCGAAAACATTAACTTCACTAGCTCTTCCGTCAAACTACATATCTGGCACCATTCCTTTGGAGATTGGAAACCTATCTAGCATATCCCTACTTTATCTTGGTAACAATCTATTGACAGGGAGCATACCTCATACTCTTGGCCAACTAAACAATCTTGTTGTCCTTAGCCTTTCACAAAACATATTCTCTGGAGAAATACCACAATCCATTGGTAACTTGAATCGATTGACTGAACTCTATTTAGCAGAAAATCAACTGACTGGAAGAATACCTGCAACTTTATCGAGGTGCCAACAATTGTTGGCATTGAACCTTTCAAGTAATGCCCTTACTGGAAGCATAAGCGGAGACATGTTTATCAAGCTAAATCAATTGAGCTGGCTACTCGATTTATCACACAACCAATTCATAAACTCCATACCACTAGAACTTGGTAGCTTGATAAATCTTGCTTCTTTGAACATTTCCCACAACAAACTCACAGGCAGGATCCCATCTACACTTGGTTCTTGCGTCCGGTTGGAATCGCTTCGTGTAGGAGGCAAC
The sequence above is drawn from the Oryza glaberrima chromosome 10, OglaRS2, whole genome shotgun sequence genome and encodes:
- the LOC127752728 gene encoding receptor kinase-like protein Xa21; its protein translation is MVCAAIHIAVVAMLVSLTALAIADESDNNQREALLCIKSHLSSPEGGALTTWNNTSLDMCTWRGVTCSSELPKPRLVVALDMEAQGLSGEIPPCISNLSSLARIHLPNNGLSGGLASAADVAGLRYLNLSFNAIGGAIPKRLGTLRNLSSLDLTNNNIHGEIPPLLGSSSALESVGLADNYLTGGIPLFLANASSLRYLSLKNNSLYGSIPAALFNSSTIREIYLGENNLSGAIPPVTIFPSQITNLDLTTNSLTGGIPPSLGNLSSLTALLAAENQLQGSIPDFSKLSALRYLDLSYNNLSGTVNPSVYNMSSITFLGLANNNLEGIMPPGIGNTLPNIQVLMMSDNHFHGEIPKSLANASNMQFLYLANNSLRGVIPSFGLMTDLRVVMLYSNQLEAGDWAFLSSLKNCSNLQKLHFGENNLRGDMPSSVAELPKTLTSLALPSNYISGTIPLEIGNLSSISLLYLGNNLLTGSIPHTLGQLNNLVVLSLSQNIFSGEIPQSIGNLNRLTELYLAENQLTGRIPATLSRCQQLLALNLSSNALTGSISGDMFIKLNQLSWLLDLSHNQFINSIPLELGSLINLASLNISHNKLTGRIPSTLGSCVRLESLRVGGNFLEGSIPQSLANLRGTKVLDFSQNNLSGAIPDFFGTFTSLQYLNMSYNNFEGPIPVDGIFADRNKVFVQGNPHLCTNVPMDELTVCSASASKRKNKLIIPMLAAFSSIILLSSILGLYFLIVNVFLKRKWKSNEHMDHTYMELKTLTYSDVSKATNNFSAANIVGSGHFGTVYRGILHTEDTMVAVKVFKLDQCGALDSFMAECKALKNIRHRNLVKVITACSTYDPMGSELKALVFEYMANGSLESRLHTKFDRCGDLSLGERISIAFDIASALEYLHNQCIPPVVHCDLKPSNVLFNNDDVACVCDFGLARSIRAYSSGTQSISTSMAGPRGSIGYIAPEYGMGSQISTEGDVYSYGIILLEMLTGRHPTNEIFTDGFTLRMYVNASLSQIKDILDPRLIPEMTEQPSNHTLQLHEHKKTGIMDICALQLLKLGLQCSEESPKDRPFIHDIYSEVTSIKEAFFATSI